The sequence CACGATGTCGCGTCCCGGCAGCTGCGCGTCGCGAACCAGGAACGCCGCGCCCGCGAGCGATCCGATGCCACCGCCGATGAAATACGCCTTCATGACTTGCCTCGATTGCAATTCCACTTTCCAAAGCGACATTGCATGGCGGGGCGCAGCCAAAGTTGCGCTGGATCAAGCAGGGCGAGAGCCGCGAATCACGTCGACGTTATTGCCGCGGCTTCACCGAATGCGGCGGTCCCGGATTGCGCTGCGCTCCATCCGGGCTACGAACCTGCAACGACGTCACGAAACGAGGGAAGATTGGCATTGCGCCCGGTCGATCGCTGCGCATAGTCGGCTCGACAAACGTCTGAAGGCCCCACCATGCCCACGCCCCTCCCTGCCCTCGTCGTGGTCGACGTCCAGCGCGCGTTCGACGAATGGGAGGCGGCGGGCAAGCGGCGCAACAATCCCGATGCGGTGGCGCGCATCGCCGAACTGCTCGCAGCGTTCCGGACAAACCGCGCGCCGATCTTCCACATCCGCCACGAGGGCACGAGGCCGAATTCGTCATTCCTGCCGTCGCGCTCAGGCTACGCGGTCAAGGACGAGGCGCGCGAACAGGACGGCGAGCCCGTCATCGACAAGCGCGTCAACAGCGCCTTCATCGGTACGGATCTCGAAACGCGCCTGCGCGAAGCTGGCATCACCACACTCGTCATCTGCGGCGCCACCACCAATCATTGCGTCGAGACGACGGCGCGGATGGCCGGCAATCTCGGCTTCGATGCGCGCCTCGTGCGCGACGCGACCTGGACGTTCGACCGGATCGGGCCCGATGGTGACGCGCATTCCGCCGAGGAGATCCACGCGATGACGCTGTCGAATCTCAACGGCGAATTCGCGCGCATCGTCACGGCAGACGAGGTGATCGCATCATTCGCGGCGGAGTGATGGCAACAATGCGGTCAGCGCGGATGATGCGACAATAAATCCCACGACACGCGATCATCATTACGAGTCAGACATCGCGCGCTGCGTCGTTTCGACGCCCGCACTGGCCGGAACGCAGCCAGCCCCCATGTGTTGTCACACGACATTCAACTGGAGTGACGACATGAAGTATCTCATTGCCGCGATGGCCATCGGTGCCGCGGCGCTTGTCGGCGGATCGGCGGCGAACGCGGCCAACAGCACGAGCGCGAAGCAGAACGCGCCGACCGACATCAGCGCGCAGCACCGGCACCATTATGGCCACCGCCATCATCACTGGCGCCATCACAACCACGGCTATTATCGTCCGCACTACCGGAACTACGGCTATTACCCGCGGCACCACGGCTACTATGGCGGCGGACCGTACGGCTATTACGGCGGCGGCCCCAGCGTCACGTTCGGCTTTGGCGGCAGCCGCTGGTAAACTGGCACGGACGAACGAAAGGCCCGCGCATGCGCGGGCCTTTTTCATCCGCGCAACATCATCTCCGCCGTCGCCAGCCCGCTCGCCAGCGCGGCCTCGACCGTACCCATGTCGCGGCCGCGATAGAGCGCTTCGCCCGAGAACAGCACGGCACCATCTGCGCGCGCGAGGATCGCCTGCGCATCGCGCGTGCGCGGCGTCGCCCAGGAATAGGCGCCGCGGGCGAAAGGGTCATGCGCCCAGTTGGCCGCCGCCGCCGCGACGAGCTCGCGCGCGACGTCCTCGCGGCGCAGGCTGAAGATCGCGGCGAGCGAGTCCAGGCCAGCGTCGACCAATCCTTGCGAATCAAGATGCGACAGCTCCGCCGTCCGCGGGCCGCCGAACCAGCCGGTGAGCACGGGATGCGCGTCCGGATGGCGCGTCCACCACACCGGAATGGCCTGCTCCGACAGCAGGAAGGTCATATCGGCGAGATCCGGCTTGCGCTCACGCCACCATGGCCGCGCGAAGCGCAGCAGGATTTTGATCACGCTGCCGAAGCCGATGTCGTCGGCAGCAGCGGCCTTCATCCGCGCAGCCGCGGGCAGAGCGATGTCCGGCAGCAACGGCAGCGGCACGGTGACGATCACGCGATCGCAGCCGTGCACCTCGCCATTGGCGCAACGGACGAAGAGGGCGCCGCCCTCTTCGTCGATGGCCGTCACCACGCAGCCGAAGCGGATCGCGGCGCCATGCCCGCGGCACTCTTCCGCCAGGATTTCGATCAGCGCGCCGTAGCCGCCGACGATGCGCGCCTGGGCGTGATGCCCGCCGTCCATCCATTCCTCGCGCAGCGCCAGGATGGAGGCGCGCGCCGGATCGGCCGCATCGTAACCTTCGACCATGCGCTCGATGGAATGGCGCAGCCGCTCGTATTTTGGTCCGGCAAAGAACCGCCGCAGGAAATCAGCGACGGTGAGATCGTCCTTCAACGCCCCGAGCACGGCATGCAGCCTTGCCTCATGCGGATCGTGCCGCTCTTCGCGCGAGAGCCCTGTGCCATCAAAGCTCCATTGCTTGCCCTCGATCTCCCGAAGCGGCAGCCCCGCCTCGCGCAGCAAAGCGCGCGTGACCGGCGCTTCGCCATGGATGAATTCGGCGCCGCCATCGGCGGGATAGCCGAACTCCGATGCCGGCAGTGGATGGATGCGGCCGCCGCAGCGCTCGCGTGCTTCGAGGATGGTCACCCTCTTGCCGGCGCGCGCGAGCTCACGCGCCGCCATCAGGCCTGCCGCACCGGCGCCGACGATGACAATGTGCTCTGGTGTATCAGGCATGGCGGCGCGCTATCCGGCCACGCCTTGCGGATCATTCTTGATCAGATAGCGCAGCAGCAGGACACCGCCACCGAGCTCCCGCACGCTGTCCAGCGTCATCGCAGCAAGCGGCGCGCGCTTGTCGCTGTCCGCTTCCGTCGAGTCGAACACGAAGGGTGCGCCCTTGGCGCCGTCGATCGCGGGGCTGAGGATCAGATTGAATTCGTCGATCAGACCGGCGCGCAGGAAGGCGCCGTTGGCGACGCCGCCGCCCTCCACCAGCAGCCGTTTCACTCCCAGCTCGTGATTGAGGATGTCGAGCGCCAGCGCCAGGTCGATCTCGGACTTGCCCACGAAGATGTAGGACACGCCCTCGCCGCGCAGCCCCGCGAGATGCGAATCCGGCACGCTCTCGGTCAGCACCACCACAATCGGATCGCCGCCGATATCGGAGCGGCCCCAGCCGATCTTGCCCTGCGCGTCGAGCACCACGCCATAGGTCTTCGCATCGCGCCGCGCGAACCAGTTCTGACGCGGAAAGGTCTCGCCCGACATCGCGGGATAGGGCTTGCCCTTGGCGAACTCCGAGCCGGTGACGCGGCCGATCACCCAGGCATCGCCGCCGAGCTCCTCGTGGATCTTCTCGAACCAGTCCGTGCCCGCGCCCTTCGGTCGCCAGCGGCTGGGATGCGTGCGGCCGTCGAGGCTCGAATGCATCAGGCAGATGACATACGGCTTCATGCAAATCTCCGGATGACGCTCACGCCGCCGTTCCGCTGCCGCCGTCGGCTTTGGCGCGATCGTTGACGATCACCGCGAGCGGATTGAGCTTTGGCGGTGCTACGAGCTGGAGCGTGTTGGCGTCGTGGTGATTGAACGGCGCGCCGCGGACGAACAACTCGGTCTGGATCAGATAGGTCCAGCTTCCATCGTCGTTGAAGGTGATGTCGCAGCGATAGGAATCCGTGCGGAAGGCCTGTTCCAGGAAGTCGGTCGAGCAGATCCCGTAAGCGGTATCGCCGCGCTTGGCGGTGACGGAGATCTTCCGGTCATCCGGCGCGGCCTTGCCCGAGGCCAGCAGCACCTGCCCGCGCGGGATCGCCAGCGTCTGCATGATCAGCCCGGTCGCGGGCTCCCACAGCCAGTAGCCGACCTGGTCGTGGAAGGTGATGTCTTCTTCCGGCGTGTTGATGTGGATGTGATAGCGCAAGCCATAGAACAGCTGCGGGCCGTTCGCCTGCGGATCGATCGGGTCCATCCGGACGCGCTCGATGAAGGTCCGCCGCTCCGGCCCGTCCGCCTTCGGATTGATGTCGATGCCCTTGTCCGCCTGCCACGTGCCGGCAAGACGGCGAAGCGGGCCGAGATTGGCAAGGGCGTCGGGCGAGACGTCCTCGGGCTCGGTGAAGATGTCGGCGGGAATGGGGAGCATGGGAACCTCGCGTCGTTGCGGGAGGCAGCAATAGCACAAGGCCAGCGCAAAACTACTGGGACGGAACCAGAAGCCGTGCCGGACGTTGTCGGCCGTTGAGTCTTCGAAATCCGGGCTCGGTTGGGCAAGGGTGCCCATGTCACGCGTCGCGGGGAGTTCGGTGCTGTCTGAGAAAGCCGCTCGGCAGTCAACTGATGCAAGCTTCCTCGCCGATGGCGGCGAGCTGGGCGCGATGATGCGCGCCCTCGACTGGTCGGACTCGCCGCTCGGCCCCCCCAATCATTGGTCACAGGCCCTCCGGACGACGGTCGGCATGCTGCTGGCGGCGCAAGCCCAGATCGTTCTGTTCTGGGGGCCCGATTTTGTCGCGCTCTACAATGATGCCTATGCGCCGGGCATCGGCGCCAATCATCCCCGCGCCCTCGGCCGCCCGGCGATCGAGAATTGGGGGGAGCTGTGGGACGATCTCGAACCGCTGCTGGCCGGCGTCCGCCGAACGCGGACAACATTCGCCGCAAAGGACCGCCCCTTCTACGTCGAGCGTCACGGTTACGGCGAGACGAGTTACTGGGACGTCTCCTATTCGGCCATACCGGATGACGATGGCTCGGTCGGCGGCGTCCTCTGCATCGTCTCCGAGACCACCGAGCGTGTTCTCGGCGAGACCCAGCTGCGGGCCAGCGAAGCGCGCTACAGGGAGCTCAATACCACGCTCGAACAGCGTGTGGCCGAACGCACCGCCGAGCGGCACCTGCTCGCCACGATCGTGGAAACCACCGACGGACAGATTCAGGCCCTCGATCTCGATTACCGCTGGCTCGCCATCAACGCGTCCTGCGCCGATGCCTATCAGCGCATCTTCGGCAAGCGGCCGAAGGTCGGCGATTCCCTGCACGAATTCCTCGCCGACCGTCCGGAGCATCTTGCTGCGGCCACGGCGATCTGGAGCCGCGCGCTGGGCGGCGAAGCCTTCACCACAATCGAGGAATTCGGCGATCCCCGCTTCGACCGCCGCGTCTACGAGATGAAGTTCGAGGCGCTGCGCGCGCCGGATGGCACACGGACCGGAGCGTTCCTGACCGGGATGGACGTGACCGATCGCCTGGAGGAGCAGGCGCGTCTCGCACAGGCGGAGGAGGCGCTGCGTCAGGCCCAGAAGATGGAGGCCATGGGCCAACTCACCGGCGGCGTCGCGCATGACTTCAACAATCTTCTCACACCGATCGTCGGCCTGCTCGACAGGTTCCAGCGCAGGGGCATCGGCAGCGAGCGCGAGCACCGCCTGATCGCCGGCGCAGCGCAGGCGGCCGAGCGCGCCAAGACCCTGGTGCAGCGTCTCCTCGCCTTTGCGCGCCGGCAACCGCTGCAGGCCGTCCCGGTCAATATCAGCCGGCTCGTCGCCGAGATGGGCGACCTGATCTCGAGCACGACCGGACCACAGATCCAGGTGACGGTGGACGCGCCCGAAGGGCTTCCCGAGGCGATGGCCGATCCCAACCAGGTCGAGATGGCGATCCTGAACCTCAGCGTGAATGCACGGGATGCCATGCCCGACGGCGGCAAGTTGCGCATCTCGGCCAAGGCCCGCACGGTCGAGCGCGCACACACATCGGGACTGATGCCGGGCACCTATGTCTGCATCGCGGTCGCCGATACCGGCATTGGCATGGACGAGGAGACACTGGCTCACGCCGTCGAGCCGTTCTTCTCGACCAAGGGCGTCGGACAAGGCACCGGCCTCGGGCTTTCGATGGTCCACGGCCTCGCGTCCCAGCTCGGCGGCGCGCTCACGATCAGGAGTGCCGTGGGGGCCGGGACGACGGTGGAGTTATGGCTGCCGGTGAGCTACGTGACCCCAGGCGCGATCGACATCATCTCTCGGCCAAAACTGCAGCCGCTTGCCGCCGGCACGGCGCTGCTGGTGGACGACGAACCGCTGGTGCGCATGAGTACCGCCGAGATGCTGAGCGAGCTCGGCTACAGGGTCGTCGAGGCGGCCTCGGCGGAAGACGCCCTTCAGCGCGTCAGGGAGGGCCTTCGGCCGAACCTGCTCGTCACCGACCATCTCATGCCGGGCATGAGCGGCACCGACCTCGGCCGCATCCTGCGCGATCAATACCCCGAGCTCCAGATCCTCGTCGTCTCAGGCTACGCCAACAGCGAAGGCATCACGCCGGATTTGTCGCGGCTGACAAAGCCATTCCGGAGCGACGAGCTGGCGGCGAGCCTTGCGAACCTCACCAAGGTGGCGCAGTAGGCCGCGGGACCGCCGCGCATCAGCTCGTAGCCCGCATGAGCGAAGCGATATGCGGGAACGGTAGCCCCCAGAACCTGGACAAGACCCGGATGTCGCTTCGCTCATCCGGCTACTTGAGTGAACACTGGCCCGGTCAACTACAGCCGCAACTCTTTCAACGCCAACCCGCCGCGAGTGCCACGCTGCTGCAATACGCCGAGGTCTCACCCGATCGCCAGCCGGTGACGCGTCCCGCCTCTTTGCACTCGTCGTAGCTCTTGTAGTTGCCGACGTTTCGACACGTAGCCGAGTACACACCGCCCGTCGCGTTGCAACCGACCCAGGGCTGGTTGCCGGTCTTGAAGCTCGATTGGCAGCCACCGACGCAACTGCCCGTCGAGCGCTCGAGCTTGGCAAGCTTGGCGGCATCCGACATCGGCGCAGCCGATGCCGTCGAAATCACTGACGGCGTGCCGGAGGCGGGACGGCGCGCTGTCACGTGATGTGCCGGCCGGTGTGGCCGCACAGCGTGCTCCGGCGCATCGACCGTGACGCCGGGAATCTGGGTGTCCGCAGGTGTCGGTTGAGACATTGCCGTGCCGCCAAGAGCGCACAACAGCAGTCCGATCGAAGAGACGGCGAGAGCGGGACGCGCAACGAAGCGTGACGACAGCGTCATGGCCATGTCCTTCCAGATGCGGGGACGGCCAATTCCATCCCCGCGCGGAAGGATACTATGCCTCAATTGAAGTTGCATGGAATAATCATGCAACTTGACGTGAATCTACCGCAACTGGCTGAAGCGCCCGCGCCGCTTCAGCCCGCCTTCGCCCCCGTGATGGCCGCAAGCGCCTCGACGAGGCGGTCGAGATCGGCCTCATCGGTGTAGAGCGCCGGCGTCACGCGGATGCATTGGCCCTTGGCGACGCCCGCCCGGCGAACCGTCAGGATCTTGTGCGTGTCCCTGAGCTTCGCCACGATGGCGTCGTTGTCGGCCTTGCTGGTCTTGCCGGCGAGGCGGAAGGACGTGATCGCACCATAGAGGCCGGCCTCGTCCGGCGTCAGGATCTCGAGATCCCTGAAGCCCCTGCTGCGGCTGACCCAGTAGTCGCGCAGATAGCGCAGCCGCGCCTGTTTCGCCGCAGCGCCGATCTGCTGATGGAGCTCGACGGCCG is a genomic window of Bradyrhizobium sp. CB1717 containing:
- a CDS encoding cysteine hydrolase family protein gives rise to the protein MPTPLPALVVVDVQRAFDEWEAAGKRRNNPDAVARIAELLAAFRTNRAPIFHIRHEGTRPNSSFLPSRSGYAVKDEAREQDGEPVIDKRVNSAFIGTDLETRLREAGITTLVICGATTNHCVETTARMAGNLGFDARLVRDATWTFDRIGPDGDAHSAEEIHAMTLSNLNGEFARIVTADEVIASFAAE
- a CDS encoding NAD(P)/FAD-dependent oxidoreductase is translated as MPDTPEHIVIVGAGAAGLMAARELARAGKRVTILEARERCGGRIHPLPASEFGYPADGGAEFIHGEAPVTRALLREAGLPLREIEGKQWSFDGTGLSREERHDPHEARLHAVLGALKDDLTVADFLRRFFAGPKYERLRHSIERMVEGYDAADPARASILALREEWMDGGHHAQARIVGGYGALIEILAEECRGHGAAIRFGCVVTAIDEEGGALFVRCANGEVHGCDRVIVTVPLPLLPDIALPAAARMKAAAADDIGFGSVIKILLRFARPWWRERKPDLADMTFLLSEQAIPVWWTRHPDAHPVLTGWFGGPRTAELSHLDSQGLVDAGLDSLAAIFSLRREDVARELVAAAAANWAHDPFARGAYSWATPRTRDAQAILARADGAVLFSGEALYRGRDMGTVEAALASGLATAEMMLRG
- a CDS encoding RibD family protein; its protein translation is MKPYVICLMHSSLDGRTHPSRWRPKGAGTDWFEKIHEELGGDAWVIGRVTGSEFAKGKPYPAMSGETFPRQNWFARRDAKTYGVVLDAQGKIGWGRSDIGGDPIVVVLTESVPDSHLAGLRGEGVSYIFVGKSEIDLALALDILNHELGVKRLLVEGGGVANGAFLRAGLIDEFNLILSPAIDGAKGAPFVFDSTEADSDKRAPLAAMTLDSVRELGGGVLLLRYLIKNDPQGVAG
- a CDS encoding heme-binding beta-barrel domain-containing protein, with product MLPIPADIFTEPEDVSPDALANLGPLRRLAGTWQADKGIDINPKADGPERRTFIERVRMDPIDPQANGPQLFYGLRYHIHINTPEEDITFHDQVGYWLWEPATGLIMQTLAIPRGQVLLASGKAAPDDRKISVTAKRGDTAYGICSTDFLEQAFRTDSYRCDITFNDDGSWTYLIQTELFVRGAPFNHHDANTLQLVAPPKLNPLAVIVNDRAKADGGSGTAA
- a CDS encoding ATP-binding protein, whose protein sequence is MSRVAGSSVLSEKAARQSTDASFLADGGELGAMMRALDWSDSPLGPPNHWSQALRTTVGMLLAAQAQIVLFWGPDFVALYNDAYAPGIGANHPRALGRPAIENWGELWDDLEPLLAGVRRTRTTFAAKDRPFYVERHGYGETSYWDVSYSAIPDDDGSVGGVLCIVSETTERVLGETQLRASEARYRELNTTLEQRVAERTAERHLLATIVETTDGQIQALDLDYRWLAINASCADAYQRIFGKRPKVGDSLHEFLADRPEHLAAATAIWSRALGGEAFTTIEEFGDPRFDRRVYEMKFEALRAPDGTRTGAFLTGMDVTDRLEEQARLAQAEEALRQAQKMEAMGQLTGGVAHDFNNLLTPIVGLLDRFQRRGIGSEREHRLIAGAAQAAERAKTLVQRLLAFARRQPLQAVPVNISRLVAEMGDLISSTTGPQIQVTVDAPEGLPEAMADPNQVEMAILNLSVNARDAMPDGGKLRISAKARTVERAHTSGLMPGTYVCIAVADTGIGMDEETLAHAVEPFFSTKGVGQGTGLGLSMVHGLASQLGGALTIRSAVGAGTTVELWLPVSYVTPGAIDIISRPKLQPLAAGTALLVDDEPLVRMSTAEMLSELGYRVVEAASAEDALQRVREGLRPNLLVTDHLMPGMSGTDLGRILRDQYPELQILVVSGYANSEGITPDLSRLTKPFRSDELAASLANLTKVAQ